GTCGAGAACTCGGGATCCGCGAGATCGTCAACGATATGCTCCGGTGGGATAAAGAGCAATGGTCTGCCACTCCTGGGGACTTGATGGTGGCCATGCTGGTCAATTTAATGGCATCCCGGACGCCCTTGTACTTGATTCGCAAGTT
The DNA window shown above is from Heliomicrobium undosum and carries:
- a CDS encoding DUF4277 domain-containing protein → MDHVTTPDTVDVLSVGGMPIFAEYCRELGIREIVNDMLRWDKEQWSATPGDLMVAMLVNLMASRTPLYLIRK